One Strix uralensis isolate ZFMK-TIS-50842 chromosome 9, bStrUra1, whole genome shotgun sequence DNA segment encodes these proteins:
- the APOD gene encoding apolipoprotein D, whose product MLGTAVRLSVLLGLLGVGKSQMFHMGPCPDPPVQENFDINKYLGKWYEIEKLPSSFEKGSCIQANYSLKENGKFKVINKELHSNGKVNEIEGEIMHMDVKEPAKLGVRFNWFMPSAPYWVISTDYENYSLVYSCTNILWLFHIDYAWIISRTPEMHPETVEHLKSILQSYKIDTEKMIPTDQLNCPPEM is encoded by the exons ATGCTGGGCACAGCAGTGCGGCTCTCGGTCCTGCTCGGCCTCCTCGGCGTTGGGAAAAGCCAGATGTTTCACATGGGACCATGTCCAGATCCACCAGTCCAAGAAAACTTCGATATCAACAAG TATTTGGGGAAATGGTACGAGATAGAGAAGCTGCCATCAAGTTTCGAGAAAGGAAGCTGCATCCAGGCAAATTACTCGTTGAAGGAGAATGGGAAGTTCAAGGTGATCAACAAGGAGCTGCA TTCCAATGGCAAGGTCAACGAAATCGAAGGAGAAATCATGCACATGGATGTAAAGGAGCCGGCCAAGCTGGGCGTCCGCTTTAACTGGT TCATGCCTTCTGCCCCTTACTGGGTCATCTCCACCGACTATGAAAACTACTCACTGGTTTACTCCTGCACCAACATCCTCTGGCTCTTCCACATTGACTATGCCTGGATTATATCAAGAACTCCCGAGATGCACCCAGAAACTGTGGAGCACCTGAAGAGCATTCTCCAGTCCTACAAGATTGACACCGAGAAAATGATTCCCACGGATCAACTTAACTGTCCTCCCGAGATGTAA
- the PPP1R2 gene encoding protein phosphatase inhibitor 2 isoform X2 — MEAPSVPAASTSGAAGRGPIKGILKKGGGKLSVGGAAPGVRRASPARDEDEHGKKSQKWDEMNIIATYHPAGKDYGLMKIDEPSTPYHSMVGEDDEDAVSDSESNEPLKADVLSKKLAAAAEGKGPKILAKQEESSEEEEEDEELTPEEREKKKQFEMKRKMHYNEGRNIKLARQLIAKELHGEEEDDDEDEEMHDAADVETMNTEATEHAHATRDQLGSRVHRIEEICPEL, encoded by the exons atGGAGGCGCCCTCGGTGCCGGCCGCCTCGACGtcgggcgcggcggggcgcgggcccATCAAGGGCATCCTGAAGAAGGGTGGTGGCAAGCTGTCGGTGGGGGGAGCGGCCCCCGGGGTGCGGCGGGCCAGCCCGGCCCGCGACGAGGACGAGCACGG taaaaaatcCCAGAAGTGGGATGAAATGAACATCATAGCTACGTACCACCCAGCAGGCAAAGATTATGGCTTGATGAAAATAGATGAGCCAAGTACTCCTTATCACAG CATGGTAGGAGAAGATGATGAGGATGCAGTGAGTGATTCAGAATCAAATGAGCCCTTAAAAGCAGATGTGTTGAGTAAAAA ActggcagctgcagctgaaggtaAAGGACCCAAGATTTTAGCAAAGCAAGAGGaaagcagtgaggaggaggaagaggatgaggaattAACACCTGAAGAACGAG agaaaaagaaacagtttgaaatgaagagaaaaatgcacTACAATGAAGGACGGAACATCAAACTGGCGAGACAGCTCATTGCAAAAGAACTGCATGGTGAAGAAGAGGATGATGATGAGGATGAAGAGATGCATGATGCTGCAGATGTAGAAACAATGAATACAGAAGCTACCGAACATG CACATGCTACTCGTGACCAGCTGGGAAGTAGAGTACACCGTATAGAAGAAATCTGTCCAGAACTGTAA
- the PPP1R2 gene encoding protein phosphatase inhibitor 2 isoform X1: MEAPSVPAASTSGAAGRGPIKGILKKGGGKLSVGGAAPGVRRASPARDEDEHGKKSQKWDEMNIIATYHPAGKDYGLMKIDEPSTPYHSMVGEDDEDAVSDSESNEPLKADVLSKKLAAAAEGKGPKILAKQEESSEEEEEDEELTPEEREKKKQFEMKRKMHYNEGRNIKLARQLIAKELHGEEEDDDEDEEMHDAADVETMNTEATEHAAGGLNALRLVKCDSLWQCWSKDDGKWTKLLINLSSAIAHVLRNSYIETMNVQQHSCVKVMSKFY, from the exons atGGAGGCGCCCTCGGTGCCGGCCGCCTCGACGtcgggcgcggcggggcgcgggcccATCAAGGGCATCCTGAAGAAGGGTGGTGGCAAGCTGTCGGTGGGGGGAGCGGCCCCCGGGGTGCGGCGGGCCAGCCCGGCCCGCGACGAGGACGAGCACGG taaaaaatcCCAGAAGTGGGATGAAATGAACATCATAGCTACGTACCACCCAGCAGGCAAAGATTATGGCTTGATGAAAATAGATGAGCCAAGTACTCCTTATCACAG CATGGTAGGAGAAGATGATGAGGATGCAGTGAGTGATTCAGAATCAAATGAGCCCTTAAAAGCAGATGTGTTGAGTAAAAA ActggcagctgcagctgaaggtaAAGGACCCAAGATTTTAGCAAAGCAAGAGGaaagcagtgaggaggaggaagaggatgaggaattAACACCTGAAGAACGAG agaaaaagaaacagtttgaaatgaagagaaaaatgcacTACAATGAAGGACGGAACATCAAACTGGCGAGACAGCTCATTGCAAAAGAACTGCATGGTGAAGAAGAGGATGATGATGAGGATGAAGAGATGCATGATGCTGCAGATGTAGAAACAATGAATACAGAAGCTACCGAACATG CAGCTGGTGGATTGAATGCCCTCAGACTGGTCAAGTGTGATTCTTTGTGGCAGTGTTGGTCAAAGGATGATGGAAAATGGACAAAACTGTTAATAAACCTGTCTTCTGCCATTGCCCACGTTTTAAGAAATTCCTACATTGAGACGATGAATGTTCAGCAACATAGCTGTGTTAAAGTAATGTCAAAGTTTTACTGA
- the PPP1R2 gene encoding protein phosphatase inhibitor 2 isoform X3 has protein sequence MEAPSVPAASTSGAAGRGPIKGILKKGGGKLSVGGAAPGVRRASPARDEDEHGKKSQKWDEMNIIATYHPAGKDYGLMKIDEPSTPYHSMVGEDDEDAVSDSESNEPLKADVLSKKLAAAAEGKGPKILAKQEESSEEEEEDEELTPEEREKKKQFEMKRKMHYNEGRNIKLARQLIAKELHGEEEDDDEDEEMHDAADVETMNTEATEHD, from the exons atGGAGGCGCCCTCGGTGCCGGCCGCCTCGACGtcgggcgcggcggggcgcgggcccATCAAGGGCATCCTGAAGAAGGGTGGTGGCAAGCTGTCGGTGGGGGGAGCGGCCCCCGGGGTGCGGCGGGCCAGCCCGGCCCGCGACGAGGACGAGCACGG taaaaaatcCCAGAAGTGGGATGAAATGAACATCATAGCTACGTACCACCCAGCAGGCAAAGATTATGGCTTGATGAAAATAGATGAGCCAAGTACTCCTTATCACAG CATGGTAGGAGAAGATGATGAGGATGCAGTGAGTGATTCAGAATCAAATGAGCCCTTAAAAGCAGATGTGTTGAGTAAAAA ActggcagctgcagctgaaggtaAAGGACCCAAGATTTTAGCAAAGCAAGAGGaaagcagtgaggaggaggaagaggatgaggaattAACACCTGAAGAACGAG agaaaaagaaacagtttgaaatgaagagaaaaatgcacTACAATGAAGGACGGAACATCAAACTGGCGAGACAGCTCATTGCAAAAGAACTGCATGGTGAAGAAGAGGATGATGATGAGGATGAAGAGATGCATGATGCTGCAGATGTAGAAACAATGAATACAGAAGCTACCGAACATG ACTGA